Part of the Chitinispirillum alkaliphilum genome, GTCAGGGCGACTAAGGTTAAGATATTCATTACACCCTTTATGATCAGCAAAGTCTTTATCAGCAGGTCCCATTTTCTGAATTTCAGTACCAGTGGCACCATCAAAAATCATAGGAACTCTGTTTTTGATAAATTCCAGATAAGATGAACTCATTCTTCTATACCCAGGGATTAAGTGTATATTGCCTCTGATTTATTGAAGGCAGGGAAAAAAGTAGGTTGAAAATTCACCGATTTACGTTTTAAAATACATTCTGACACTCTTTTTGGCATAGTTTCAGGAAAACACAACAGTCCGATTACGGTATCTGATGATTCTGTGCTCAAGATAATCAGCTACAGCATTGAACAGGGCATGCTTCTCAAGACTCTTTCCCTTTATCCTCATAGCCTCCTCATTATCTCTGTGAGAGACACGTTCAACAAGCTGTTCTATTATTGGTCCCTCATCAAGCTCTTCGGTTACAAAATGCGCTGTGGCACCGATGAGTTTAACGCCCCTCTCATAGGCTTGACGGTAGGGGTTGGCTCCTTTGAAGGATGGTAGGAAACTGTGGTGAATGTTAATAACATCTCCATCATATGAGGAAAGAAAATCCGCTGATAAAATCTGCATGTAACGGGCGAGTACAAGAAGATCGGTCTTACCGCTTACGATTTCGAGGATTTTCTTTTCCTGTGTATGTTTGTTTTCCCTGTTAATTGGAATATGATAGAAATCAATACCGAAATGGTTTACCAGATCACCAACCTGTGCATGGTTACTTATTACAAATGGTATATTAACCCGAAGATCACCACTTTTCCATCTGTATAACAGTTCGTATAAGCAATGATCCTGTTTGGAAACAAAAATACCCATATTTTGCACATGATCACTGTAAAATATTTGGCACTGC contains:
- a CDS encoding Formyltetrahydrofolate deformylase; this encodes MEAAVLLVQCPDKKGIVAKISEFLFENGANIIQSDQHTTDPQGGVFFMRVEFCFEGQAIDCEDFQEKCGKLCTQIEAQCQIFYSDHVQNMGIFVSKQDHCLYELLYRWKSGDLRVNIPFVISNHAQVGDLVNHFGIDFYHIPINRENKHTQEKKILEIVSGKTDLLVLARYMQILSADFLSSYDGDVINIHHSFLPSFKGANPYRQAYERGVKLIGATAHFVTEELDEGPIIEQLVERVSHRDNEEAMRIKGKSLEKHALFNAVADYLEHRIIRYRNRTVVFS